Proteins encoded within one genomic window of Phototrophicus methaneseepsis:
- a CDS encoding peroxidase family protein: MKKSKMAHRRRGHGRSHYYIVGEGMCPVQIDYTYAPGAEKPYLPAPDDAVTPEGSTLTYEPPPAEEIEFRFMRLFPDAGKFEPADAALIALGQVMEDLATEQIDNSNIPAGYTYLGQFIDHDITFTGNGDIEGQAIEPQNVINRRSPFLDLDSVYNGGPDVSPALYEADKVHFKIGTTLGRPLFGVTQSLPNDLPRQGNGNAVPKQAIIGDPRNDENLAVAQIHLHMLKFHNKVADSGSLANETNAKKRFEEARKIVTQHYQSVVLHDFVPRIVDPDVYNDIMANGRHFYCHDDPKVPAMPVEFSVAAFRLGHSMIRNQYEWNRVFSTTGPGPVASLALLFEFSQLSGDLGGDDTLPTDWVADWTRLFDFTGVNGIENNPIFNFARLIDTQLATKLMDLPEFATASAPHLMSLSVRNLLRGRLIGLPSGQEVAKLVGATALTPDEIKTGPHAAILEANNFLEDTPLWYYVLKEAHVQQGGQKLGQVGSRIVVETFHGLVEVSRHSILQEQGWAPSLPSVDPDRFTMADLLAFVDEVNPLGVGN; encoded by the coding sequence ATGAAAAAGTCTAAGATGGCACATCGCAGGCGGGGTCATGGCAGATCCCATTATTATATCGTGGGCGAAGGTATGTGCCCCGTCCAGATTGATTACACCTATGCACCTGGCGCAGAGAAACCTTATCTCCCGGCACCAGATGATGCTGTCACACCGGAAGGCTCTACCCTAACCTATGAGCCACCACCAGCAGAAGAAATCGAATTCCGGTTTATGCGCCTCTTCCCGGATGCCGGTAAGTTCGAGCCAGCAGATGCTGCACTCATCGCTCTGGGGCAAGTCATGGAAGACCTAGCCACAGAACAAATCGACAACTCCAATATCCCGGCTGGTTATACCTATCTAGGCCAGTTCATCGACCATGACATTACCTTCACAGGTAACGGTGACATCGAAGGCCAAGCGATAGAACCGCAGAATGTCATCAATCGGCGGTCACCATTCCTGGACCTGGATTCGGTGTATAACGGTGGTCCTGATGTTTCGCCAGCGCTCTATGAAGCGGATAAGGTTCACTTTAAGATCGGCACGACCCTGGGGCGTCCCTTATTCGGCGTGACGCAATCACTACCAAATGACCTGCCACGTCAGGGCAATGGAAACGCTGTGCCTAAGCAGGCCATCATCGGCGACCCGCGCAATGATGAAAACCTAGCAGTAGCCCAGATTCATCTGCACATGCTCAAGTTCCATAATAAGGTCGCTGATAGTGGCAGCCTGGCGAACGAAACCAATGCCAAGAAACGCTTCGAAGAAGCACGTAAGATCGTCACTCAACATTATCAATCCGTTGTGCTTCACGATTTCGTACCACGGATTGTCGATCCAGATGTCTACAACGACATCATGGCTAACGGGCGTCACTTTTATTGCCATGACGATCCAAAAGTACCAGCCATGCCTGTTGAGTTCTCAGTTGCGGCATTCCGCCTGGGCCACAGCATGATTCGCAATCAGTACGAATGGAACCGTGTGTTCAGTACAACCGGGCCCGGCCCTGTCGCATCCCTGGCACTGCTCTTTGAGTTCTCCCAGCTTTCCGGGGACCTGGGCGGTGACGATACGCTGCCGACGGATTGGGTCGCAGATTGGACGCGCCTGTTCGACTTCACAGGTGTCAATGGCATCGAGAATAACCCAATTTTCAACTTCGCTCGGTTGATTGATACGCAGTTGGCAACTAAATTGATGGACCTGCCAGAATTTGCAACGGCTTCTGCACCGCATCTGATGTCACTATCTGTGCGGAACCTGCTTCGTGGGCGCTTAATCGGCCTACCTTCCGGCCAGGAAGTCGCAAAACTGGTGGGCGCGACTGCCCTGACACCTGATGAAATCAAAACAGGGCCGCATGCAGCCATCTTAGAAGCCAACAACTTCCTTGAGGATACGCCCTTGTGGTACTACGTCCTCAAGGAGGCACATGTGCAGCAAGGTGGTCAAAAGCTTGGGCAAGTCGGCAGCCGCATCGTTGTGGAAACATTCCATGGCCTTGTTGAAGTCAGCCGTCACTCCATCTTGCAGGAGCAAGGCTGGGCACCAAGCTTGCCATCAGTCGACCCGGATCGCTTCACAATGGCGGATCTGCTGGCATTCGTTGACGAAGTGAACCCGTTGGGGGTGGGGAACTAG
- a CDS encoding ABC transporter permease produces MLSPRWRKVFRDLWDNKSRTMLVVLSIAIGVFAFGSLFIARYVSNNDLDDTLAYTNVNDITFTIPGFDDDLVRWAARQPGVTGSEAVTISNTTLIGKDGKSFGMSLTAYADYENIVINRISPEEGAWPLKTGELYVERTFADNLGFSIGDEVTLDMPDGRRETLIYGGTVYDFSIRPGGIQTTVSAYVTPETLHRIGLPTYYNQLMVTVDDSTMTLSERANLLRDDLLHMGVNVSGITINEDGHWASGIFNGLATVLVFVGLVSLLLSTFLVVNTISGFMAQQKRPIGIMKIIGASRGQIISIYMVMVACFGVMALILAMPTSLLFAGQLLGIVNVYLNLDIVNFYMPPYIFVMEIAVAIGTPMIAALFPVLSGTSIPPAQAISDYAVQNSHNPLDLLLARIKGLSRPVLLSIRNTFRRKTRLLVTLITLTLAGAFFISIMNVRNGLNVDLNVLARMSEYDILYSFSGYFNQEAVERRVMSLSGVTDAESWIGASVAQSLPGDTQGSNFSLTGIPYDSTFVDPPLLAGRWLEAPTYNNRNDIIVSDDLLSDAGIEVGDILILKYGDVEDDWHVIGVIDSFGASAYTYYDSVARLVGRPNLADRVAVKVINADSTVANQLEASLEQQGLEVARTTLRTDVLAGLTGGFNVLVLVLLAMGVLIAFVAGLGLTGTMSLNVLERTREIGVMRAVGAGTNTLRFMFVGEGVMIGLLSFLVALPLSIPATYFFGGLLGNIIFEQPLSYAPTIDGPLIWLVMVLLVSIFASIVPAQRASEISIREALAYE; encoded by the coding sequence ATGCTCAGTCCACGCTGGCGTAAGGTCTTTCGCGATCTGTGGGATAACAAAAGCCGCACGATGCTGGTTGTGCTATCGATTGCGATTGGCGTATTTGCTTTTGGTAGTTTGTTCATCGCGCGCTACGTTTCTAACAACGATCTCGATGACACCCTGGCTTATACCAACGTCAATGACATTACCTTCACAATCCCTGGTTTCGATGATGATCTTGTTCGTTGGGCAGCGAGACAACCGGGTGTCACGGGCAGTGAAGCCGTTACGATCAGTAACACCACGCTCATCGGGAAAGATGGCAAGTCGTTTGGCATGTCGTTAACGGCTTATGCCGATTATGAAAATATCGTCATTAATCGGATTTCACCTGAGGAAGGTGCATGGCCTCTTAAGACAGGTGAGCTTTATGTTGAACGGACTTTTGCTGATAATTTAGGCTTCTCCATTGGTGATGAAGTCACGCTGGATATGCCAGATGGCAGGCGCGAAACACTCATCTATGGTGGCACAGTCTATGATTTCAGCATTCGGCCTGGAGGCATCCAGACGACGGTTTCCGCTTATGTAACGCCTGAAACGCTGCACCGTATTGGCCTACCCACTTATTACAATCAACTCATGGTCACGGTCGATGATTCGACCATGACACTGAGTGAACGTGCTAACTTGTTGCGTGACGATTTGCTGCATATGGGCGTCAATGTAAGTGGAATTACCATCAATGAGGATGGTCACTGGGCAAGCGGCATTTTCAATGGGTTAGCGACGGTTCTGGTCTTTGTGGGGTTGGTCTCACTGCTTTTGAGTACTTTCCTCGTTGTGAATACCATCTCCGGCTTTATGGCACAGCAAAAGCGCCCAATTGGTATCATGAAGATCATTGGCGCTTCTCGTGGTCAAATCATCAGTATTTACATGGTGATGGTTGCTTGTTTTGGTGTGATGGCGCTCATTCTGGCGATGCCGACGAGTTTGCTTTTTGCGGGACAACTGCTGGGGATTGTGAATGTTTACCTCAATCTCGATATCGTTAATTTTTATATGCCGCCTTATATCTTCGTCATGGAGATTGCTGTAGCTATCGGCACACCAATGATAGCGGCGTTGTTTCCTGTGCTATCGGGGACGAGTATTCCACCTGCACAGGCTATCAGTGATTACGCGGTGCAGAACAGCCACAATCCACTGGATTTGTTGCTCGCGCGTATTAAAGGCTTATCGCGCCCCGTGTTGCTCTCAATCCGCAACACATTCCGGCGCAAGACGCGCTTACTTGTCACGCTAATCACACTGACACTAGCTGGTGCCTTTTTCATCAGCATCATGAACGTGCGCAATGGCCTGAATGTCGACTTGAATGTCCTGGCGCGGATGTCTGAGTACGATATTCTCTATTCCTTCTCTGGTTATTTTAATCAGGAGGCTGTTGAACGTCGTGTGATGTCATTGTCCGGTGTCACAGATGCGGAGAGCTGGATTGGCGCATCTGTCGCTCAATCGTTACCTGGTGATACACAAGGGTCGAACTTCTCGCTGACAGGCATTCCCTATGATTCGACCTTTGTGGACCCTCCGTTGCTAGCAGGTCGTTGGCTGGAGGCACCCACTTATAACAATCGGAATGACATCATTGTGAGCGATGATTTGCTCAGCGATGCTGGAATTGAAGTGGGCGATATACTCATCCTGAAATATGGGGATGTGGAAGACGACTGGCATGTTATAGGCGTTATCGATAGCTTTGGTGCATCGGCATACACTTACTATGATAGCGTTGCACGTTTGGTTGGGCGGCCAAATCTGGCTGATCGAGTCGCTGTCAAAGTCATCAATGCGGATAGTACTGTTGCCAATCAGTTAGAGGCTTCGCTTGAGCAGCAAGGACTTGAAGTTGCGCGTACGACGTTGCGAACAGATGTCCTGGCCGGTTTGACAGGTGGCTTCAATGTGTTGGTTCTCGTCTTATTAGCCATGGGTGTGTTGATTGCCTTTGTGGCTGGCCTGGGCTTGACCGGAACGATGAGCTTGAACGTTCTTGAGCGAACGCGTGAGATCGGCGTGATGCGTGCTGTTGGTGCAGGGACGAATACGCTGCGGTTTATGTTTGTGGGGGAGGGCGTCATGATCGGGCTGCTGAGCTTCTTGGTTGCGCTGCCCCTCAGTATACCGGCAACATATTTTTTCGGTGGGTTGCTGGGCAATATCATCTTTGAACAACCGCTCAGCTATGCGCCGACGATAGACGGACCCCTGATCTGGCTTGTGATGGTTTTGCTCGTATCCATATTTGCTAGTATCGTGCCAGCCCAGAGAGCCTCTGAAATCAGCATCCGTGAAGCCCTCGCTTACGAATAG
- a CDS encoding ABC transporter ATP-binding protein, which yields MFKAFNRRSEAADYKAENEYLITLGDVKKAYKTEAGDFYALKGIDLTIDRGEFVGIIGKSGSGKSTLVNMITGIDRPSSGEVIMNGTAIHHFNEGQMAKWRGVTMGVVFQFFQLLPTLTVIENVMLPMDFCNMYSSHERHDRAMELLSLMDVEAQANKLPTMISGGQQQRVAIARALANDPPIVVADEPTGNLDSRTAEQVFHLFENLVAQGKTFLMVTHDDDLAEQMSRVITIADGELVADSRPAASSAELDVEADTESDGETEKESV from the coding sequence ATGTTTAAAGCATTCAACAGGCGCAGCGAAGCAGCCGATTACAAAGCAGAAAACGAGTACCTGATCACCCTGGGTGATGTGAAAAAAGCGTATAAGACCGAAGCGGGTGATTTCTACGCACTGAAGGGTATCGACCTGACAATCGACCGAGGGGAATTCGTCGGCATTATTGGTAAATCCGGCAGTGGTAAATCGACGCTGGTTAATATGATAACCGGTATTGATCGACCGAGCAGTGGCGAAGTCATCATGAATGGCACGGCGATCCATCACTTCAATGAAGGGCAGATGGCAAAGTGGCGCGGTGTGACGATGGGTGTGGTGTTCCAGTTCTTCCAGCTCCTACCCACTCTGACAGTCATCGAAAACGTGATGCTGCCGATGGATTTTTGCAATATGTATAGCTCTCATGAGCGTCATGATCGTGCAATGGAATTGCTCTCATTGATGGATGTTGAAGCTCAGGCGAATAAACTACCCACAATGATTTCCGGTGGTCAACAGCAGCGTGTCGCGATTGCGCGTGCTCTGGCAAATGATCCGCCTATCGTGGTGGCTGATGAGCCAACTGGTAACCTTGATTCGCGTACAGCAGAGCAGGTCTTCCACCTTTTTGAGAATCTGGTTGCTCAGGGTAAGACCTTCCTCATGGTGACACATGATGATGATCTGGCTGAACAGATGAGTCGTGTCATCACCATTGCTGACGGTGAATTGGTTGCGGATTCTCGCCCGGCAGCCTCTAGCGCTGAACTCGATGTTGAAGCGGATACTGAATCCGACGGTGAGACGGAAAAGGAAAGCGTGTAA
- a CDS encoding HlyD family secretion protein, with product MTTKNRRLGQIALMMGLCLGLMGAQVVSAQTSPESVTITETGTIQASKTVPLTFGMTGTVSEVLVEEGDFVHQGDVLARLDTIDLELAIQDAQNRLNEQQIRYNQLMDPARDVDIAVAEAALNTAQANANAAYSAQPSQNEVEIARLQTEQARNQLWQAQLQRDMTLAVNPEFRNSANNSAMAQDIQINSGLTQADMGISIAETNYAAVQNEGPNLTRLGQANAGITQAQIQLDRLMDGPDATDQRLAEIALETTHLALQQAEYMLEDAVLVAPFDGLVVTSNLTVGELPPTNQPAIVLADSSAYVVDLTIDETDVVYLQVGQTVAITLEALPGTELPGTITYIGLLPAVGEAVPSYETQVTFDPGDVVVRIGMSGTAVIEAES from the coding sequence ATGACGACAAAAAATCGCCGCTTGGGTCAGATCGCCCTCATGATGGGGTTATGCCTAGGATTAATGGGTGCGCAAGTTGTGAGTGCGCAGACTTCACCAGAGAGCGTGACCATCACGGAAACGGGTACGATTCAGGCCAGTAAGACGGTTCCGCTGACGTTTGGGATGACGGGCACAGTGAGCGAAGTCCTCGTTGAAGAAGGTGATTTCGTTCATCAGGGGGATGTCCTGGCGCGTCTGGATACGATTGATCTGGAACTCGCGATACAGGATGCACAGAATCGGCTTAATGAACAGCAGATTCGTTATAATCAGCTTATGGACCCGGCTCGCGATGTTGATATCGCTGTCGCAGAGGCGGCACTCAATACAGCCCAGGCCAACGCCAATGCGGCTTATTCTGCTCAGCCGAGCCAGAACGAAGTTGAAATCGCTCGCTTGCAAACAGAACAGGCTCGTAATCAGCTCTGGCAGGCGCAATTGCAGCGGGATATGACCCTGGCTGTGAACCCTGAATTCCGCAATTCGGCCAATAACTCGGCGATGGCCCAGGATATCCAGATTAATTCTGGCCTGACGCAGGCCGATATGGGCATCAGCATTGCGGAAACGAATTATGCTGCTGTCCAGAATGAGGGGCCGAATCTAACGCGGCTTGGGCAAGCCAATGCGGGTATCACTCAGGCACAGATTCAGCTTGATCGCCTGATGGATGGACCAGATGCAACAGATCAACGTTTGGCTGAAATCGCATTGGAAACCACGCATCTGGCTTTGCAGCAAGCAGAATATATGCTTGAAGATGCCGTTTTGGTGGCACCTTTTGATGGACTTGTCGTGACGAGTAACCTCACTGTTGGGGAGTTGCCTCCTACAAACCAGCCTGCCATAGTCCTTGCGGATTCCAGCGCTTACGTTGTTGACCTCACCATTGATGAAACCGATGTCGTCTACCTCCAGGTGGGCCAGACTGTGGCGATTACATTAGAAGCGCTGCCGGGTACAGAATTGCCGGGTACGATCACGTATATTGGCCTGCTACCAGCAGTAGGGGAAGCGGTTCCCTCCTATGAGACGCAGGTAACGTTTGATCCGGGTGATGTGGTGGTGCGAATTGGTATGAGCGGTACAGCAGTGATTGAGGCGGAGAGCTAA
- a CDS encoding efflux RND transporter periplasmic adaptor subunit, with amino-acid sequence MSVRRTLILLVLLVLILPAAVVWGYPSLSAANSPELQTYVVSESEIATGIAAYGTIEAEEIVNLSFQTSGQVVEVLVEDGDWVQAGDALIRVDSRTQYATYEQANLNYELAVRQLEDLQTPDDDAISIAEANLRAAQSAYADVNNAITDEDIAAAQLQYDQAQEALTAAQEARQYANPNVQSDETITLMDAQIGEASFNAEIARLRVEELQTANQGELGAAWANVLQAQAALEQAQSGVTEYQIEQAENAVEQAQLTLDQAQVNYDRTMLTAPFDGFVADVTVEVGQRVSAGVPIVQLVDVDPLHFLGEVDENNVQDLTQGMNAQVELDALPGLQFAGTLSQIAPQGRDQNGIVVYDVQIELTTEDGRLRPGMSADADLILNDKQDVLIVPVQFVYSDEAGQSYVDVLLADGKIEERAVTLGIRNTNTIEIISGLSAGETIVRELA; translated from the coding sequence GTGAGTGTTCGACGGACGTTGATTCTACTGGTGCTGTTGGTGCTGATCTTGCCAGCGGCAGTGGTGTGGGGCTATCCAAGCCTTTCTGCTGCTAACAGCCCGGAATTACAGACTTATGTGGTGAGTGAGAGCGAAATCGCTACTGGTATTGCTGCCTACGGCACAATTGAAGCGGAAGAGATCGTGAATTTGAGCTTCCAGACGAGCGGCCAGGTGGTAGAAGTGCTCGTTGAAGATGGTGATTGGGTGCAGGCAGGTGATGCGCTGATACGTGTCGATAGCCGCACACAATATGCCACTTATGAGCAGGCGAATCTCAATTATGAGCTGGCCGTACGCCAACTTGAAGATTTACAGACCCCAGATGATGACGCCATAAGCATCGCGGAAGCGAACCTCCGGGCGGCACAAAGTGCCTATGCTGACGTGAATAACGCTATTACAGATGAAGACATTGCAGCAGCCCAGTTGCAATATGACCAGGCCCAAGAGGCGCTCACCGCAGCCCAAGAGGCGCGCCAATATGCAAACCCCAATGTGCAATCTGATGAGACGATTACGCTGATGGATGCGCAGATTGGTGAGGCGTCCTTCAACGCGGAGATTGCTCGTTTGCGGGTAGAAGAATTACAGACGGCGAATCAGGGTGAGCTGGGCGCTGCCTGGGCTAATGTTTTGCAAGCACAGGCAGCTCTGGAGCAAGCACAATCTGGCGTGACTGAATATCAGATTGAGCAGGCGGAGAATGCTGTTGAACAGGCCCAACTGACGCTGGATCAGGCGCAGGTAAATTATGACCGTACCATGCTGACAGCCCCGTTTGATGGTTTCGTTGCAGATGTCACCGTCGAAGTTGGGCAACGTGTGAGCGCTGGCGTGCCGATTGTGCAGCTTGTTGATGTCGATCCGCTGCACTTCCTGGGGGAGGTTGATGAAAATAATGTTCAAGACCTCACGCAAGGGATGAATGCACAAGTTGAGCTGGATGCATTACCGGGCTTGCAATTCGCGGGTACGTTAAGCCAGATTGCACCACAAGGGCGTGATCAAAATGGCATTGTCGTTTATGACGTCCAGATAGAGTTGACAACCGAAGATGGGCGTTTGCGGCCTGGGATGAGCGCCGATGCGGACCTCATCCTCAATGATAAGCAGGATGTCCTGATTGTACCCGTGCAGTTTGTTTATAGCGATGAGGCAGGCCAATCTTATGTTGATGTCTTGCTGGCAGATGGCAAGATCGAAGAACGCGCCGTCACATTAGGCATCCGTAATACCAACACTATTGAAATTATATCTGGCCTGAGCGCAGGCGAGACCATTGTCCGTGAGTTAGCGTAG
- a CDS encoding SH3 domain-containing protein, with product MNLPPFVAAGIGCAILLFILTGVRFIMRQPTWSFLQFLLAAAAIGLAFLGLTMTEIDNSMTQDMQTIILAVAGALIVLGVIFALVQRVRSTPAAPTMWAYSSGIALSVTGVIFGLTIILAQVTASLTPETSQTYQEMTLASPDKQSQPVSFVGRTSSTTNENAETGLSTRQFVLTPLPTQYVYDPDATPTVVESTGTPNAGSEIVTRTSCSGIVQNNLNLRTEPGMNQTLILTIPYNTYVPVYAASEDAAWLQVDYDGNIGWVSADYIVLNTNGCDELTTS from the coding sequence ATGAACTTACCGCCATTCGTTGCTGCTGGGATTGGCTGCGCCATCCTACTCTTTATTCTCACAGGGGTGCGCTTCATCATGCGGCAGCCAACATGGTCCTTCCTCCAGTTTTTGCTGGCAGCAGCCGCGATAGGCCTGGCGTTTTTGGGCCTGACAATGACAGAGATCGACAACAGTATGACGCAGGATATGCAGACCATCATCCTGGCTGTGGCTGGTGCACTCATCGTGCTGGGGGTTATTTTTGCACTTGTACAGCGTGTGCGCAGTACACCCGCAGCACCAACGATGTGGGCTTATTCTTCAGGTATTGCTTTAAGTGTGACGGGTGTGATCTTTGGATTGACGATTATCCTTGCACAGGTGACGGCCTCACTAACGCCGGAAACATCACAGACATACCAGGAGATGACGTTAGCGTCCCCCGATAAACAATCACAGCCCGTATCTTTTGTTGGGCGCACGTCATCGACAACAAATGAAAATGCAGAGACAGGCCTATCGACACGTCAATTTGTGCTGACGCCTCTGCCAACACAGTATGTCTATGATCCTGACGCCACGCCTACTGTAGTAGAGAGTACAGGCACCCCCAACGCAGGGAGTGAAATCGTCACGCGCACATCATGCAGCGGGATCGTGCAAAACAACCTGAACCTGCGTACAGAACCAGGCATGAACCAAACGCTCATCCTGACGATTCCATATAACACGTATGTACCCGTATACGCTGCCAGCGAGGATGCAGCATGGCTACAAGTGGACTATGATGGAAATATCGGTTGGGTCAGCGCAGATTATATTGTGCTAAATACAAACGGGTGTGATGAGTTAACGACATCATAA
- a CDS encoding sensor histidine kinase, whose amino-acid sequence MFAKRQTVNPTLLSLFRMFVWIRISLAVLAVILRAASTPPRYGYLQILVLLIFIAMVLYLYSDYLQEQLGSLYLPIALATVTIGLSLSRPVVQLSDLQNGTGPIVETLRSISYAQMESLWNNETTPMFFFPLVLIAWQYSYREVLLFIATVVGIDFIIYFNLAIDPPQGLLNLLMITTSQSVTFMFVGYIVTVLSRILKEQRDALQDANRNLRHYMTTLDQLATSRERNRLARELHDTLAHSLSATTLQLEASSALWETNPEKSRALLDQSLKTTRAGLTETRRALEALRASPLDDLGLLLSLRQLALNDAEQAGYQLHMDLPDQVESMPFDVEQTIYRCAQETFSNIGRHAGAKHVSMQLIDNDSTVDLFIKDDGVGFNMQEVDPTMHFGIVGMQERVAIFGGTLDVTSKPDEGTSIHLHMGVK is encoded by the coding sequence ATGTTCGCGAAACGGCAAACGGTCAATCCAACACTTCTATCCTTATTCCGCATGTTCGTCTGGATAAGAATCAGTCTGGCCGTGCTCGCCGTCATTTTGCGTGCAGCCAGCACGCCACCACGCTATGGATACCTGCAAATACTGGTGCTGCTCATCTTCATCGCCATGGTGCTCTATCTTTACTCTGATTATTTACAAGAGCAATTAGGCAGTCTGTATCTACCGATTGCATTGGCTACAGTCACAATCGGGTTATCCCTTTCACGCCCTGTTGTACAACTGAGCGATTTGCAAAATGGCACAGGCCCCATTGTAGAAACACTCAGGTCCATCTCCTATGCGCAGATGGAAAGCCTATGGAACAATGAAACTACGCCGATGTTCTTCTTCCCGCTTGTACTCATCGCATGGCAGTACAGCTACCGCGAAGTTCTATTATTCATAGCAACAGTGGTTGGCATTGACTTTATCATTTATTTCAATCTCGCCATTGACCCGCCACAGGGCTTGCTCAATCTGCTGATGATCACGACCAGCCAGAGCGTGACGTTTATGTTCGTAGGTTATATTGTGACTGTGCTCTCACGTATTTTGAAAGAACAACGAGATGCGCTGCAAGATGCCAATCGCAACTTACGCCACTATATGACCACCCTGGACCAACTGGCAACCAGCCGAGAACGCAACCGTCTCGCAAGAGAACTACATGATACATTGGCACATTCCCTGAGCGCCACCACACTCCAACTAGAAGCCAGCAGTGCCTTATGGGAAACAAATCCAGAAAAATCACGGGCTTTGCTGGATCAATCACTAAAAACAACGCGTGCAGGGCTAACAGAAACACGTCGTGCATTAGAAGCCTTGCGCGCCTCGCCGCTGGATGACCTGGGGTTATTGCTTTCGTTGCGGCAGCTTGCACTCAACGATGCAGAACAAGCAGGTTACCAACTTCATATGGATCTACCAGATCAGGTTGAATCCATGCCGTTTGATGTTGAGCAAACGATCTATCGCTGCGCACAGGAAACATTCTCCAACATTGGGCGCCATGCTGGTGCAAAACATGTCTCTATGCAGCTCATTGATAATGATTCAACCGTAGATCTGTTCATCAAAGATGACGGGGTCGGCTTCAATATGCAAGAAGTTGATCCGACAATGCACTTTGGCATCGTAGGCATGCAAGAGCGAGTCGCTATCTTTGGTGGCACATTGGACGTCACAAGTAAGCCTGATGAAGGCACGTCCATCCACCTGCATATGGGAGTTAAATAA
- a CDS encoding response regulator, whose amino-acid sequence MMVKVLICDDQDFAREGLQLILETDPELQVVGVAQDGADAIEKVDQLQPDLVLMDLKMPGINGIQATQAIHDKHPEIFVLVLTTYDGDAWVFDAIRSGASGYLLKDSPRDRLIAAIKETVQGKTHVDPGVAGKLLTHIAHTRVATDTTLAKSLSDREKDVLKLLAHGLTNTEIAQQLYLSEGTVKNYVSSLFTKLDVADRTQAAVKALRYGLVNLNDL is encoded by the coding sequence ATGATGGTAAAAGTATTGATTTGTGATGATCAGGATTTTGCCAGAGAAGGCCTTCAGCTTATTCTGGAAACAGACCCCGAGCTGCAGGTCGTTGGTGTCGCCCAAGATGGGGCCGATGCCATCGAAAAAGTCGATCAACTTCAGCCTGACCTGGTGCTCATGGACCTGAAAATGCCGGGCATCAACGGTATCCAGGCAACACAGGCTATCCACGATAAACATCCAGAGATCTTTGTGCTCGTATTAACCACCTATGACGGAGATGCTTGGGTCTTCGATGCCATCCGCAGTGGGGCTTCGGGCTATTTACTCAAAGATAGCCCACGTGACCGTTTGATTGCAGCTATCAAAGAGACTGTTCAGGGCAAAACGCACGTGGACCCCGGCGTTGCGGGTAAGCTCCTCACCCATATTGCGCATACACGCGTCGCAACAGATACAACACTTGCCAAATCCCTCAGCGACCGCGAAAAAGACGTCCTTAAACTGCTGGCACATGGCTTAACCAATACAGAAATTGCCCAACAACTTTACTTGTCAGAAGGCACCGTCAAGAACTACGTCAGTTCTTTATTCACCAAGCTCGATGTTGCTGATCGAACGCAAGCAGCCGTCAAGGCACTGCGTTATGGGCTGGTCAACTTAAACGACCTATAG